ATGAACACAAGCCAAGATTTCAGGCAAACAATGAGCAAGAAATTTCCCTTCATCTTGGAAGTTTATTACAAATCCATTGAACAGTCTGGAATGTATGGAGTCAGAGAGCAAGATCAAGAAAAATGGCTGAATAGCAAAAATTAGGACCAATCATCACGTTCAGCCTCCCATCTAAGCTGTTTGAGACCTTTGtgggggagaagaaagaggagcaCACCACATGGTAGACTCCTGGCCCCACAGAACAAAACAGGAGCTTCTGGTCTGCCATGGCTTACAGTCATTTCCCATCCACTGTACAAATCccttacttttgttttcctttggcatttattgttaaagattagttttaacaaataaaagactaggataagaaaggaaaaaaaaaaaaaaacaaaatacatgtattttacaCCAAAGTAGGTCTTCAGCCAAGAAGCAAGTTTTtcaaacactaaagaaaaaatatatactgcgTAGCAATTTCAGCACCCCTAAAATCTTGCTCTATATGTGGGTCTATCTATTCTAAAATTAGAGCTTTGCTAGAAGCTAAAATGTGGAGCAATAATCAAATTCATGAATGATACTTCTGTTTAGCTTTCTATTATAAAGGGTAATTGGagtcaaaaacaaagataaaaataagcagTTTTAATAGGACTACAAGTCCACCCATCTCTTCAATTTTCTAAAacaatgagatttttatttcatccatGATCACCAGGGTAAACTGGATGTTCAGACTTGAAAGTAGAAACACCAAAAATAGATCTGATAAAATTAGTCTTACTTCACCTTAGGTTGGGTCAATCTTGTGATGCTAgaggatatatttatatatacaatttttattttattttattcattctattatATCTATtctattatataacatatatataataaaattaaaaatttataaaataaaaatgtttaaacatatctttcttttgaaagcatttaatcatttaaacatacataaaccataaaaaaagagtCATGGTTTACCTTAGAATGTGTTTGTCACCTGACATTATAGGATTTCTAAAACATCCTATAGGACCAACTAACTGCCCCCAAAAGGTAACTGAATATTCAGAAGTACTCAGGAGTTTGAttttaatttaggatttttttttctgtcattgacTAGTAATTAAAAAGAAGTCAATCCCGGTAGATGCTTAAAATTTTTCCGTACAACTGAGAAGTACACTTACAGAATCAAACGAGAATCTGTCTTGACCTTCATCTCtatatattattagtttcctcttttaaaaattgagctgcTTCTGATAGGGCAGTTGACCCTGAGTTGTGAGCCTCAAGTGCTTCAGCTTCCTGGTCTTCTTAACCTAAGCGTTAGCTTAACTTTAACCCTAATTCTACTACAAACTGCTTAACAGAGGTACAATAGATATTTGGTGTTTGTGTTGATAATGATGTAGATGTTCACAATAATTTGGTCAGGGTTCAAAAAACTATGGCCCCCAAACCCAGCCCCTGCctgcttttgtaaaaaaaaaaattattgaaacacAGAACACTCATCCATCCACATGTTGTTTATGGCTGCTTCAACACTACAAGAGCAGAGTCGAATATTTGGGACAGAAATCACAAGGCCCACAAGACTTTGTATATTTGCACTCtggttctttaaagaaaaagttctaaAAGATCCCTTAGGAGTCATTGTATAAGTGGTCGTTGTCGCAAGTCGTTTTCATGTATAAGATGTCACAACATAAAAATGTTCAGAATGTGTTGTTTTCTTGTAAATCCCTAAGTCTCAGCTTCATCCTCCCCGTTGTGTGTGAGCCTTGATGAGTTCTTTCTTAATCTGATTCCTCTCCATATCCGTGATTATGAGCAAAATAATAGGGACCTATGCcacatagatttttcttccttagtaACCACAATTTAATGAATATTCAGGGAAAGACAATGGTAAAAAGATTCTAATAATGCATTAGAAGTAGACATTGGGGACCATAATTaagctttttttctcattttagatgTGATACTTGACACAGCCTGTTAAGCATCCCTCTGTGACGAACCTAAAGGCTGTTACTTTAAAAACTGaactaataaaatagaagaagaaatacgATATGTGGTACAGCGTATGATCAAAAAAGCTCGCACTTCTGCCTTAACTAACATGTCTCAGCCAAATGAATGATAGTGGAACTAGAATAacacaaaaaagccaaaaactggATTGCTTAGAATTCCAAAGTCAAATGCTAAACAAAGTAAAGGATAATGTACATTGTCTCACAGGAAATCTTATCCCTAATGCATAGCAATTTTCCACATGATATTCTggagttaaaaaagaaacaaaatattgattttatgaGATTTTAGTAAATaggttttcttcttccctctgcagTTGTTCTATCTGACATATAATGAGAATGATGGCAGTGATCTTTCTTGCCTCAGAAAAGctgggaaatatcagaattcTGAATCCAAAGAATCTTCATTCAACCCTCTGAAAGTTATCAGATGAAATTGAGACCCAAACCACACGAGGAGCTTGAGACAGAAACTAGAATTCAGGTCTTCTGACTCTGGTCAAAAATTCTTTTCTCTACATCATGGCGGGTGAATTTATCTTCACCTCTTGGGTAGGTCAATAGGTAAGTCACTTGGTGAAAACACTCCAAGAGGAAGTTTTGTTACATACATTTCCTTTGTGGTGACGTAAGTTAAATTCTGGGCCCCCAAGCCAAACTTTTAGGAAAGGTCCCATCACTCTTGATTAACTGCAGAAGAACTGAAGAGTAAACAGCTGTGCGCCGCGAAGTCCTTCCCTGCTTCCCCCGACCCCTTCCCACTGGCTGACCTCATGAGGTTGCAGGCATGGCTCCGGCGGCTGTTCTGACCTTCTGCCTTTGGAAaaacttttagttattttttggtTACTGCCGCTGCCCCTCCTGTTCCCTAGAGTGCACGGTAAAGACTAGATGCCTTCTGTATAATGACTGTGGTCAGctataaatataaggaaaatgaaCATGCACCATCTTGATGTCAAGCTAATTTTAGCTTAACAGTTTCATTTTAAGTATGCCCAACCTAGACTGGGCACATCGTGGTTCAGtctaagaagttttaaaaatggaaattacaaaACCACACCGCAGAACCCAAATTGTTCAGATGGTAGGAACAGTGATTGAGATGCTCTTGGTGATGTTGCCAAGAAGGGGCCTTTCAATGCACAGTGGCGAGCTCTCAAACCACATGGATAAATAGATTCGGTCATCGCTGTGAGGTGAACAATAGACCCTATGTTGTGGCTTTGGCTTTGTTGTAATGAATGTAAATAGTTTCCCACCATTCAGATGTGGACAATGCTCTATGTGTTCCAGAACACATGCTGTGGGCAGGTGTGAAAAAGGTTTCCCACCAACTTTTATGCACCGTCTTCTCAATATTTTACCTTCACTTTTAGAAGCAGCAGAGTATCCCTGACTACCGTTTTCAATCCACAGAACAGCTACAGAATATGTCTGAAGATTCCAGcctgttatttttcttcaaatctgGGTTTCAATCTTGGTTAATGTTTGCCCAGAAATATGTAATTGCGGACTTCCTCCTCATAAACTCTTCCAGAGTGTAGGCTGCCAAGGCTTGcatactattattatctctttGCCTTGGGGCTACCATAGGGTGTGCCCTCCCAGTCACAGGATAGATAACCTGCTCTCTGCCAGGAAGCCTGCATGGTTAGCAGCTGCAGCTAAGAAAAAACACAGCTTGCATGTTTCCAATGATGTTTGTTTGCCTTCtcctttaattaaaattaaaattaagcaaattttagctggttcttttttttttttttttttttttttagctggttCTGTATTAAAAATTCACACTTGCCTTTTGGATAACTCCTCATTTATTCTGTTTGCATTAGTCACTGTGATTTGGATGTACctacttcctcttcctcatccaaGTCAATTTACTGGGGAACTTTTCTTCCTCCATCAAATGTTACTTCTTCTGTGAGGCCCTTGTTGcttacctcccacccccacataagcgcgcgcacacacacacacacacacacacacacacacacacaattagagTTTATTGAAACCTTCTGGATGCTACTCTAGCACTTTGTTACATTTCTATTACAACATATCATGGTCTAGCTTCTCTCTTATTTAGCGTGTCCCTTTAATTTCCTTCTCCCGCAAGACTGATTCTCTTACTGGTCTCTGTATTCTGTTATCAGTCCTAGGATGAACCtcgtttttggattttttttttaatttttgtattaagaTATGATTTACACATGTAAACATCTCCCTTTTTAGTTCCACGAGTTCTGACAAATGCATAGGCATGTAACCATGATCACCATCAAGCACAGAGCAGTTCTATTCCCCCAAATACTACCCCAAGCCCCAGGTAGTCAACCCAAACCCCTCACCCTCAGCCCCTGAAAACCACTATTTTCTGTTCCTGTAGATAGGTTTTGCGTGTCCTAGAAATGAAATCAAACAGTTTGTAGTCTTTTAAgtatggtttatttcacttagcataatacatttgagtttcttccatGTTATTACTGTGGCAGTGCATTCCTGACACATTCCTAAGGAACATGGCATTTGTGAATATACCAGTTTGTTGATCTATTTGCCAGCTGAgggacattgggttgtttctagCCTGGGGCAATTGTGAATGAAATGGCTATAAACTCACATTCTGTGTCAACACAAGTTTTTGTTTCATACAGATAAATAACTAGAAATGGGATTGCAGGGTCATATGTTAAATGTCTGtgtaactttattaaaaaaactgcTCAACTGTTTGCCAAAGTGACCATTtcatttcacattctcaccagctATCTATGAATTCTAGTctctccacaacctcaccaatACTTGATATTGTCAGTTTTTCTGTCTCAGCCATCCTAATAAAGTATACAatggcatctcactgtggttttaatttgcatttccccagagACTACTAATGTTGAATATcatcttttaatgtgtttctttgtCATCTATACATCTTTGGTGAAaggtctattcaaatattttgttcatttttcaagagttatttgttttcttattatggaattttgagtttttttaaatactctggATATGAGTCTCTTATCAAATatttgaattgcaaatattttcccctagtCTGTTTAATAAATATCCTTAATATTGAATTGAAAAATGTCAATGAATTGAGATCTCACatacaaacaataacaacagcaataacaacaacaaccacaacagtTCTTTCaaaaagaacttacaaaattTAAATCTACAAATGATGTAGCTATTTATATCTTTACCTCTTCAGATGAGTCAACGAGATCTTAgaataacataaagaaaaaaattgatcgTAGTAAATCTAAATTTCTACTTGGAAACTATTTAAATGTAGCACACAGGGGATTTGATCTAAGAGATATGCACATCCCctaatcagttttaaaaaaattatcacttaaatactattttctttgaaagaaaaccataatagaaaatatatattacatgtttttTTGTTAAGCAATCAGAcattattctttcaaataatttttatcatagtTATCAGTAATTATTACAATAGATATGTTTCTCTACCAAAACAAGTCTGGGGGATAAACTACTCAGTCCTGAAATCCTACTCCTCACTCTCACTGAAATCAGTCTGTTAAAAAGCATATTATAGGATTATGCAGTCAACTTTTTGTGTGTGGACATGTATAGGAGATCCTTTACTGTGAGGGCTGTGAACCTGAAGTTCCTAAGAAGATCTTCAGTTCTGTAATGAAATGTTTCATTGTTAATCCTTACTTGAAGGGAGGGTTTTACAGGAAGGGGAAGAATTTTATTACTGTTTCTACGAATGAGGTATTCTTACATTGAGTGAATACCTACTGGATCAAAAGATCCACATAGGCCATAAAATGATGCATTTTTCAGGCATATTTATTCTCAACCAATTAATAAGCATGTACTGTTTGCAGATATTATGGACATCACAGAGAACTACTAGAGATGGGAACAGAATTCCTTTTAGTTAAGGAGACcagaaaatatcacaaaattttTAGCAACAACAGCATCGATGATTAGGGAAAGACCAAAGACAGAACAAAGGGAGTAGGTTGGTGAAAGGAAAGAGAGCTGGCAATAAAGACTCATTTCTACCTTACAGATTAGCTATTTCTCTATTAATTGTTGTCACTAGAATAATATTTGGTGGCCCTTTTCAACAGTTCATTGGTGCAATGAGGTCCAGGTCTCATGACATGAAGTCATCTTCTTAAGACTGTTTTCACAACACATTCTGGCTCTAAGTGATGTAGAGATTCAGGAGAGGAATAAAACCAAAGACTAGGGGAGTCAGAGAAAATGCCACAGAGGAAGTGGGACATCACTGCATCTTGAACCATGGATAGATTTTGCTTaacaggagagagggaagaatggTGTGAAGGAACCAAAAGGCAGTTTGTGGAATTTGTCAGTTTTTGGTCTCCAACATCTGATGCCCCTGCCCATCATAGAAGCCTATTTGCCAGGTATTTGATCTCCAAGCCTTCCTGACTACCACATAGCATAGGCTCTCCCAACTGGAATCACCTGTCCCGGTCTTGGACCAGCCAGCTGGTGCTGTgctggggagaagcagggagcagaTGGCATGACATGCATGTGGACTGTGCGTAGCCAAATCCTTGTTCCAGAAGTGGTCAAAGCAGAAGCTCAAGTAGCAGAATCTatgtcaggcagagggaggtggggggtggggagtgtggaGGCCAGTACTGTGGTTAGCAGTGCAGAAGTGTCATCGCTAGTTCTATTACACAGTGTGATTTGGGGCACTGTTCCTGGGTACGTGACCCCAGAGCCCAGAATCTTTCTGGAAACTCTATGAGCTATCCAGTATCTTTTTCATAAGTTCCTTCTATGCTTAAGTCAGCTAAAATCAACTGTGAGTAGTAATGCATATTATACTGTAAGGACCTCTTTATCAATTCTCATGTCCCTATATAAAAAGCATGTAAAGCATCAATTAGCAttctatcctcattttttttcagcaGGTAGCACAGGGCAGGGGTCAAGGGCATGGCTCTGGAGTCTAGAGTCTGATGACTCTATGCTCAAACCCTAACTCCATGTGAAAGCACACCTATGGTGAAATCTGGGGCCCCCAGCAATCTGTATGACCACACCACACACTTTCATACCTTTCTTGACATTTCCAGTAAATAGGTGCTTGTTGAATATGCATTTAAGGATCCAAGATCTTTCCCATTCATAAGGGTCTTTAGGACCAAATATAGATTTTCTGCCTGTGAGTTatagaactataagataataaagaaCAAACTCAGTGACCTCCGATATGACCCATACTCCTAAGCTCATTAAAATACGGCCCAGGTTTAGCACTCGTTAGCACACTGCATTTCTTCTAATGGTATTTCACTTCTTGTTTGCTACTTAACTTTTCACCAGCTGCCTCACAAATAAACCTGTCTCCTAGAGGACAAAGACCGTCTGTATCTTCGTATCCTACAATATCCCCAACACAGAGCTGGGCATGTAGACGTTACACAAtacatatttcttgaatgaaataAAGCCTGTGGAAGTACCTCAATCACCGTGGAATAAACTGAGTTGCATTCACATGCTGAAAAAGTATTTATTCTTATACTTGTGCCACTTCAGACACCTTTCTTAGcctaaatacacaaaaatagagaCTCATTTTCTACCCATTGTGGTAGCCACACAATGGGATGTTTTGCAGCCATGCATAATTGCCCTTGTAAAAAGAAGGTAGCCACTTAGAAAGTCGTAATGatacatcaattttttaaaaacaatataacagCATGTGTGTATATGGATGAGCACTGCTAGAGAACACAGTGAGATGAAAGCTTAAGGTAAAATGATTGGAGGGGATCTTTTTCATTATTCAGATACTCTTTTCAGGTCTGAAAAAACATGGCAGCAccttaaaaataaggattttgtGTATATTTCCTTTAATTCTACAACAGCAGgtggtcaaataaataaaaatcaagaggaaaatgCATTTCTGAGGAAACTTTCTGTAAGGTAAGTAGAGTGCAGTAGATACTGTTTGTGTCCTAGCCATCTCCTATAGCCTTAATCTGCTCCAGACTGCCAACTAACAGCACCTGCCTTTCTTTGCCTAAGAGCTTTCCATCACTTCATGAGGCCACTTTGTTTGCATGTTTGGCTCCCAGAAATACTGGGGAATTAACACCTCCAGAAGCAGCCCTTTCCCCTGACTGTATAGATATCACTCAGGTGGAATAACCCTGGGATTTATGTTCTAAGTCATTCTTCCAGAGTCCCCAGGGATTAAGTTCCGATTGCCCAAAATGGTAAGTAGCTCAATAACGTACTCCCTAGTTTCGTTCCCTCCACTTCACTTCCCTACCCTCCTACAGAAGTGGCTTGGGATCCCCCTCCAAATAAACTGTCCTTGAATCCTGGTGGGTGGGAGGTTGCATGCAGGCTTTGCAAACTGCCAGGCCCTGGTCCCACTCCTGTCACTGGTGCTCACTAGCTGTGCAGCTTTGGGCAAATTCCTTGaactctctaagcctcagtttttttcatatatttatgggAATGAGAATATTTATGTTGCAGCATTACTCTAGGAATGAAATTCCACACAACAATGCATTTATCTTACTAGCACATGGTTCAAAAAATGATGCCCTCCTCTGTGTTTGAATGGTAGTGACAGCAACAGAAGCAGTGGCAGTAATAGTGTTCAGTAATGTGTAAATCAGTATTCCTTCAACTTTAATATGCATTAAAATCTcctgggatcttgttaaaaacaggttctgaaaaaaataaaattaaattaaaaataaaaaaataaaataaaaacaggttcTGATTCAGAATCTGGGGTAAAGACTAAGATTTTGCTTTTCCAACAAACTCCCAACTAATACCAATGCTGCTGGTCCTCAGACCACACTAGGAGTAGCAGGAATTTAGGATATCATCTCCGACGGGACagagaataaggaagagaaatcaTCTATATAAGGATTCACTCTATGACTGGTCTTTACTATATAGctacacacccacatacacacacactctttcacatattttcagaagagcagaaaattttccttttttcaaaaaatgtatcaTACATATAACCCTAAACCACTTAATTCTTAAAACTCCTTTGGGCAAGTAGGCATTCTCTCAATTCTTTCCACTTCTGGCACCAAATTCTGTCCCACTTATCCATTTCTATATAACAAATGACTTCAAAACTTACTGACTCAGAACAACCATTGTCACAATTTTATGGATCTACGACTTGGGCAGGGCTCTGCTGGGTGCTTCTTTTGTTTCACAAGGTATCAACGTAGGTAATTGTTGGTGCTTAACTAGGGCTGGTCTTGTCTGAAGGGTCCACAACAACTTCAACTCCATGTCCAGTACCTTGGCAGGGATGGCTGGAAGGCTGAACTCAGTAAAAATTGTCAACCAGAACATTGACGAGAGATCCCTCCAGGATGGTGGCCGCAGAGTGGTCACCTCTTGCTTGGCAGTTCAGAGTTCCAGAGCAGGTGTGGCAGGGAACAAAGGAGACCATCTGATCTTATATCAGTCAGCCTGGGAAGTCACACTGCATCATTTCTGACACACTCTATTCTTCAAAGTAGTTGTAAGTCCATCCAGATTCAAAGGGGATGGTACAGGCCCCCACCTCTCAATGAATTTGAACCTGTGTTTTTAAACAGCCATAGTTCTCCCTCTAGCCTCTAGGAGGCTAACATGCCTCCTGCATGAAAAAGCATATTCACTTCTTCCCAAATCCCTCTGTGATGGCATCAGgttctggcttcggctcaggctAGAAGTACAGGATCCTGTCACCAAAATCTGGTCCTTATCAAGGGCTTCCTATAGGCAACTCATTGATAAACCTTAAATCTTGTTTCCATGAGCTCAGCTGGAAGTCAAAAATTAATCCGTAAATTaaactgagaatgatattttgaGTAAGAAGATGGGAGAGACTAGAAAGAAGCATTTCAAGGAATGCTttcaatttacttaaaataacatATGAAATATTACAACAATAAAGCTCAAGGAGCTATGGTCTCTCCAGGCCTTGTCATGAATGAGGGACTGAGAAAAGCACAGTGCATCTCAAGCCACCAGGGGATCATTTCATGTTTCATTAAAGGCACATTCCTGAGCATCCTTCTTATTCCCAGGAACACACTCATCAGCTCACATTTACTCAGCACTTAAAGGTTCTGACCCGCTGTTGGAACTGTTATAGGGGATTGTTCAAATATGTTTAATCGAAACATGTCTacgttctctctctccttcactcaaTGCCAGCGACAACCAACAAGTGAGGCAATTCTCATACTGTCCCTTAAAAGGGGAAATAGAAAACAGAGTTCTGAGGGAGGGGAGTGTTAACATTCCCTCAACGAAAATTATGAAAAGGCCACATTAGCAAACAAATTCATTAAATTGCAAATTAATGGGTCTCTGAATACAgctgaggcaagagaaaaaatGTTGGGAAATGGATGGGCCCTAGAAACTGCTTCAGGGCCTGCTTTCTGCCACCTTTACACTCTGAGCAAGATACCCTATTTATTGCTCAGTTTCTACAAAATGAGGACACTAGGGGGTACCTTCCAGAACTgttgtaaagatgaaatgaggcttaaaaacagaatatatgttaaaaattcgGAATTGCTGAATAAAATGTCATTTGGTTTTGATGGCCTTCCATGAGTATTGGTTGAGCAAATACTTTCCTTATTTAACCTTGGATTTACTGTCAGGCCTCTGTTATTTCTATTAATACGTTTACAGTATGATCCATTAGTGATGTATATCACATTGTCATACAAGTGCATTAAGTGTAATATGTCAGAATTAAGGCAATCTGTCTCAGTGTGCTTCCTGTCATCACCTCCATCCAATTCAAACCCCATCACCTCTCCTCCAGATCACTGGCCTCCTTAGGAGTTTTTCCAACATGTGTTTCATCAGACTAAAATTGAT
This portion of the Canis lupus dingo isolate Sandy chromosome 19, ASM325472v2, whole genome shotgun sequence genome encodes:
- the LOC112642757 gene encoding protein CEBPZOS translates to MARTMEPLAKKIFKGVLVVELLGIFGAYFLFNRMNTSQDFRQTMSKKFPFILEVYYKSIEQSGMYGVREQDQEKWLNSKN